The genomic stretch TTATAATGCGCTGTTGATGACTTTAAAGGTCCAATTATGTTCACAAAAACAGACAGACAACTTGATGAATCGTAGTTCAATCAACACCAACATCAAAAACCAATTTACAAACCAGAATATAAAGCAACACAAATCAATAACAAACTATGGTCaactattttcaataaaacatcaaaacataATCCACAACTATTTCATTCGTAATTTTAGTCCAAATTTAAAGTTGATTTCTACACATTACTCCATTATGTGATGCACAGAGCCGAAATGCACATCTTCAAATTATAAAAGTTAAATCATTGTccaatgtttaattaaaatattattcagATGTTCATGTTACATTTGTAAACCTTCTCCCGGATACTGTcattgaaaatgtgcatgttatATACAGAATGCCACTTCAAAAAGTCTGCATGGTATAAAATTGCACAAAGGTATAAGTTTCATAGTTTCACAGTTTCAACAATGATCCAAAAACTCCATAACGGAATTCAAAGTCTGCAGTTTAATTATTATACCCCATTTTAATTCCTTTcagaaatgtaatattttcacAGCTTCAAGTACACACACAGAGCTGAGagctcacaaatataataacagtTTGATTAAAAATCAGCACACATATTCACAATCCACAGATTGATTCAAGGTCTGTGAGTAAACTTTGTTAATTACAATTCAATGGCTAATTCTTTGtcagcaaacaaacaaaattccACCGTTGAAGTAAAATTCCACAGGTGGATCAAAAGTCCTTGGGTGAAGTAAAAGTCCACAGGTGGAATCAAAAGACCACAGGTGAAAATAAAAGTCTGCAGGTTCTAGTAGTCAAGACTCATCAGCAGAGCGGTTCCCCTCTTTGCCCAATGGTCAGGGGACTTATCTCCGCTCTTCAATTCCGTGGCAACAATGAACGAGGGTCTACCCATACTTCCCGTGCGGTTGGGGAAATAGTAGCATGGGCATGTGTAGATTCCTGGAATTAGAGGTGTCAGGAAAATAGGATTAGtatcaattattttttaacacaccTTTTATCGCTAAAAGATTTATGATTTTATGCCTGCTAGTAGCCCTATTTTTTCACAGTATCAGTCCTCCTATTGAAGTATCGTGACTTTAACCAAAAaccctcaagaagtgctggaaagttttgtttttttcatgttttcactattttgtgtttgtatcagatttttttttccatCAATTTATCGCTTAACAAGCCTAGGGCATTAATTTTGATTTACTGATTTGTAGCCTGCAGAGTACAAAAGTTGTTCTCACAGGTTTTTAgcgcatttattttaatttactgatTTGTAGCCTGCAGAGTACAAAAGTTGTTCTCATAGGTTTCTATATATAGTTACTAAAAGCATTGAAAAAGTCGATTAAGGCGAAATATATCAagaaagagtgaaacttgttctgtgtcaatttacaattatccctactggatacaaaactgagaactaaatcataataaaaaatgacaaGGCAGGATACCCACCTTTGGTGACCTTCTTCTTGTTCTCGACTGGCTTGAAGTGTATCGTGGGGATCTGACAGACAAGCTGCATGGGTGTAGCCTCTATCAGACACTGATTCTTCTTGTCCCACCCAGCGCCTTGCAGGAACAACCCCTTGATGTATACACCATCCTGTAGAAACAAAAAGAAGTTTGttggtgtttgtgtgtgtttgtcctAACCATTGGGTTACCAGAGTTGCAAAGTGGGTATGGTGTCCCTCTAGCAAACAGGGAGGcaacgggtttgatccccaccgtgggaacattttttttatcatccaaagacaccaagtactggttctacccaggaaatgaaCTCAAGAGCTTTTCAATAAGCTTTCGGGTTTCAATGCCATCAAGCttacataaatactttttaaatatactAACCATTGAGTATTAAATTCAAAAAGAAAATGATGTTACAAGaaaaacataatgaatatgtgcCAAAATTTATTAACCAGAAAACAATGATTTTACCATTTCATGTTACTTATTTCCCCTATGTGAGATTTGTAAGCTAAGTTGATAAGACCAAGATAATAAATCAGAGGATTGATGGTTTTTATTTCCATATAATTTGGGAATTAGTCACGCAATCATTTATACGGCCACTCTCCCCGTACATTGGATTCAAGGAGTGCAGTTGTCATCGGCTGCTACAAATAATTGCACAACACTGTGATAAACCAAATTACCCTGGACATCACTTATGAAAGTGTTGAAAATGCCCAAATATCAAGAAAAACACAACTTACTGCCCATAATCTGAAAAGCTGCCATGCATAAATTATTAATTACCTCATGCAGACAGGAAAATGGattttttaaaatagattttcacaCAAATATAAGGATATAATCAAATATAGGATAATGGAGAGCTATAATATAGACTCCAAATTTGTCCTAAACATTTCACCATTCTAGATGATACATTATGTTTAATGGAACAACACTTATATGGTCCTTCTGCTCctaaacctttcccacttagaagcaaagtgaagattgctatttgcaaacagcataaaaccagaacaacctgcgagtaactctcagtctgttcaggttttatgctgtttgctgctcatcagtatctaaggtttggagatgaatccttaaaaacttgaatctagaaagaaaggtcttaaattaaatataactttctaagggactacaaatacctgaaaatacgtatctaagtgggaaagggttaaactgaaACACGTATTGAGATCTTTCATGACACGGGCCCCAGTATCTCACCTTCGGGGGTCCAGTGATATTCGTATCATCCACCGTCATCACGCTGAACTCCCAAGAGAGGCTATCGATAGAGACATTGTTGAGACGGGCAGACAACTGTAGGACTGCAGTCAGGAAACCTGTCGGGAACGTGAACCCTGACATCCAGAAGATATTCGGCGGGTGGGCTGTGGTCGCCCACTTCTCAAGCTGGTCTAGACGCTGCACAAGGTCTCGGGTCCAGGCTGCCAGGGGCTTTAGGGATGGGTAGGCCTGAAATAGGGGAACCGGTATAGTGAAAAGTGGGGAAGCGGTATAGTTGGACAATGGGAAACCAATATAGTGAGAAATGGGGAACAGGTATAGTTAGACAATTGGAAATCAATATAGTGATAAATGGGGAACCGGTATAGTTAGACAATTGGAAACAAATAGTGAGAAATGGGTAACCGGTATAGTGCGACAATTGGAAAGCAATATAGTGAGAAAATGTGGAACCAGTATAGTTAGACAATTGGGCAATTCAGCATTTACAAACACCCCAACTGGAGAAACGCATCAGTTAGAAATGGGGACTATATAAATTAACAATGCCTAGCAACCAGAATAGTGAAATAGGTTATCTGCATAGTGAGCAATGCGAACTATACCAACAAGAAGTGCCTGCAATAATTGGAAAAGGAATAGTTAGAAATGGGAATTCAGTTAATTTGGTTTCGATGGTTCTCCCAGCCTAGAGCCAAGGATATAACCCGTAGACTTAATATTCACAATGCGAGATATTTTTCTTAAGTCAGGTATATAACACTTGGAAATAGAAGCAATCCTCTATCAcgtaattttattataatttacaaATTTACGCCAATAAGGAATTTGATTCAGTAACATGGCCCAGAATGACTGTGGTTCAAAGATAAAGTCATGACACAATCACAGCTTCACTCACCTTGAGCCATGAGGGTGGCACACGGCCGTCGTAGATACAGATGAAGATGCTCTCGAGTTCCACCGTCATGACAACCAAGCCCTGGATACCCATGTCAAGGTCCTTCAGGGACTTGCGTATCTCCACAAGTAGCGCGTTGTAGCGCTGGATCTGAAATGTTGGGGAAATATGACGAGCTTTGTAGTGAAAAATTTTGTAGCACAAGTATGGGgcgataatttttaaaatgttatgacTTGAGAAAATGAAAGTGTTGTATGTTGTAGTGATAAATGTTTGAGTGCACAATATACTGCTGGATCTGAAACAAACATCAAATTTGATGTGATTCTAGAATGTATATAATTGATGTGTTTAAATTTGAAGTTTTATGGCACTGTCTACTTATATTGTCTTAGTTGTTTTCCTGTATTTATTTGTGCATTTTGAAAGAGAATGGCATAGTCTGCGCAGCctaatctaagatgacacttCGCATGTTTATGCTATCTACTGTtctaagaaagtctcttctaaagacAAATCCACTGTTAGCAAAACCACCCTGGTGAAGAATGCACTTgttaatgtgggatgacactctacAGACATGCATTTTGACCTGATTTCACAAGACATGACTGCTTTTTATGAGCTTGCATTTTATGATCAATAACTATTGCGAGATAATGTTGCTTGTTTTGGTTCTGAGAATAGCACAATAAGATTGTAATGTCACCAGCACAGATAGCAAGTTCACTTGACTGGTTGATAATAAACCTTTCTATTTTTTTATTGTGAAACCATCTATTGAAGTAAAGTAAACATATACAGTCAATAGTTTTTACAGATTTGAAGTTTCTTTATTGTTTCAAACCACATTTCTTTTTTCTGACACTCAGAAATGATATCAGACCTCaaaaaatattgtcagaaatgtCCAAGTTCCGAGGTTCTTGCATGGATTGACAAAAGCAAAATTTACctaaaaattaaatttatgtaccagttatcaaaatattacaattCAAAAGACTTTGTTtgtcttttttgtttattttagacTTATATATAAATTTCTACTACCTCCTGTAGAAGTACGACATTGATCGGTGATGGATCAATGGAGAGAATCTTAACTGTGTTGTCATAGTCGATGTTCTCCGGAATCTGTTTGTAGATGTGTGCAGACAGTTCCAGTACCTGTATGAAAATAGGCATTCATGTGAATATGGGTTCTGACAATTGGAGTTAAACATAACCTTATTTGTACACATGAGCAggtctctgggaaaactgggcttaatgcacgtgcacaaagtgtcgtcccagattagcctgtgacgtcagggacaaaactttctgcttttattgtattttcatttaaaggtaggctcttctttagaaaaaaaaacagttgagggcagaaagttttgtccctgattagcctgtgcaaactgcacaggctaatctgggatgacactttatgcacatgcaataagccatGTTTCCCCAGAGCAAAgcttatatgtatttcatacaagAGACAAATTGTGCATGTTTATAGCAAATGTTGACACAAACAGGCACTTGAAAaccattgacaaaaaacatagaTGGCCAGTTAAACTACCTTTGACcagtttaattaaatttattcaaaataaataacacttatgATGTAACAACTATACACAtaatgtacatattttccttATTCCTTCAGCAAAACtgctgtgaaaccatttatttttgtcagcAATTAATTtcgcagtttaaaaaaatacaatactgACGACAAATCATGTAAATTTTCCACAATATGTACCTTATCTTCCCTGGACTCGCCAGCAACAGATGAGATCTGAGGTTGAAGGGAGAGAAGCGTGTCGAACATGAGTCGTGTTTCTGGATCTGAGATTGGATACTGTAAGTTTGTTATGCATTTTTCTAAGGCCTCAATTAgtcaataatgtttatattttatgctcACATAATCCTTGTAGGCATGATTATTCTGTGAATGTAGTAACAAGTGATTgtttaaagcttccgacatgaatcaTGTCGGAACGATGATTGCAAAAAATTAAACGAATGGGTCTTTTGTAAATCGATGTAATTGATGAAATTTATAAGTTTTTTACCGTTGGAAAATCCTCATTTCCTGGGCtcagattttttaattttcacatttttgtgtTAGCGTACCAAGTATTCCTTGCAGAAGTATGCCCCgaaatgttaattttacaagttggtgtgcgttatacattgatacaacgctagtCTGACTGCTAATTTGTGAAAAATTtattgtgtaatcgtaaatattcCTGATGGGCGCCatgcttgttgttgttgtatgcgcGGGAAAAACGCGCCGTAGCGAAAAGTAGAATTTACTACCCACAAGAAACTCGTCCAGTCTGGTTCCCACCTCGCAGAGCCTGGTTCCCACCTTCAAAATAGCGAATACTATGAGGGGAGTTTGTGCTAATGATTTTTCGAACACTATGGTCgtattttttatgtttgcttAGTATGTGTGACCTACATACAGCATGTATTTGCTGATTGTGCAAATAAACTGAAACTTCAACCGGGAAACCCTTtcttcttctgatacagcactccttctcaATAGAAGAGTTTGTGCTGGTGCCTATTGGCTAAGGGGTGAAAACTATGCCAAAGGTTTTCCAGATACGGATTACTAAATTCATGCTTGACACAGGCCCGGATCTGGAATGATTGAATCCATTGATCTGGTTTGCCTTTGATAGTGCGGATTAGAGAATCTTAAACTCTCGGGACCTACGGTCCCTCTAAAATGGCCACCTGGTGACACAGAATATTCGCTTCGCGAATAACCGTCTTCGGCCTTCGGCCTCGGCAGCTACTGACCCAGCTGTAAACTAATGTCTAATGAAAGCATTGAAGAAGAACTAGCACGTGTATTAGTGCATCCGTTTGAGTTACAATAGTTGGCAATAATTGGTGACCTTCAGCGATAAACTATAGTATGCCAGCAATTGAAGAAGATGGTAGAAAGGCGTTTACCGGCACAAATGAATGTCGATTATCCGTATCACGTCTTTAATTTCTTCAAACATCACATCTTTTTCCACAAATGATGAAAGTGCGCAATTTTCGTGCAAACGCCAACAGGCTCTTGTTGCAATCAGTTGCTGCCATTGGCTGCTTTTCTAGGTGAAAATCCTTTGCTCAAAGTtccactttcactttcatttctaATTTCAATTTCATTCGGACCTCTGCCGGGTACCAAACAAAACAAGCAATTATGGAAAGTAGTTCCAACATGAGTTAGTGTTGCCTATTTAATTATTGGTAACTAAAGGAGACATAATGTGCATAAAATgcataaatgtatgttaaatgcaATATGCAGTAAAATGCGAGTACTAGTTGCACCATTGGCATGCAGCGTACGCCTTAGTGTCTGGGCATGCGCGTATGGTGCGTTTAGTATGTAAATTTTGGTAAAACACacagacatatatacatacatgtacatatatctcCTTCAGCACGTGGTGATTGTGAAAAGTAGTGCCTATTTATCAAGAGGTCTCTTTCTCTTGTACGAAAAGCCATTTCGCGATCGTCCCTTTCGTTTTGAGTCTTTTTTTACTGTATGCTAGTTCTGCAACATTTGTGCTGTCATTGGGGGCTTCGTTGAAAGATAACGTTTGGGGCGCGTTTATAGCAgtattgtgtttgtgtttttgtcgAAATGTCACTGCCGAAACCACGAGGGCTCTAGCATTATGGCAATTTTCTTCAAAGTTGCACGACCCATTTACAACGTTCGGAATAAGACATTCATCTTTTACCTGATACAAGTACTAGCCCTGCACACTCTGATGTAAAGACATGACAGGAAAAATGCCGTACACGTTGGCCGTTCAATTATGAGAGCCCTTTAGGGAATCGGGAACTATAATCTCGACCAGCCAAGCAGCCTCACATTGTATATTGACCGAAGCCGAAGGCTGAGCTCCGCATACAGATTGAGGCTGTCTGACTGGTCACTATTAAGGCTGAGCTCCGCATACAGTTTGAGGCTGCCTGGCCGGTCACTTTTTTGCAGTTGGACCCAAAGTAGGTTTTCTACCGAAAATGTTCGTCCAGTGTATCGGTCAGTGTATTATCAACGATTTTAGCATCAAacaatgtttcaatgtttcaaaGTTCACACTGATAACTTCGTCCATAACTAACGGCCGCACTGTAGAAAATTAGGCCAAGATTCACACCGTTCGGCGAACCTATTTCGCTTTTCGAGTTATTTAAAACTCGAAACACCTGCATTAGATATGAGTCGCATAATggggaaaaccgggctttatgcatgtgcgtaaagcgtcgtcccatatTATTCTGTGCAaaccgctcatgcattaagccatgttttcctttCATGCGACCCTATTATATCTATATCTCAGCTGTCACGAAATGCTTATCCTGTTCAGTAAGTACTGCATcagcacaattcatttgaaagacaaaatgagcctcgctatgCGCTATGGGACAAAAAGGCATGTGCATGTCCTttcagcgcagtggttggtatacacgcttctcaccaaggcgatccggGTTCAATCCCAGACTCATTTTTGGCATAACGCGAGTAATTTAGTATCTTTACTACAGTGtttacgttttttttataatgcaaaactgtttgatagaattaagaacatgatattgaagcgatatatgcggaatgttatgtccgtaacatttgaaccataaccttgtttgaaagttaaaaaaaaatactttagaaTTAAACAAACAGATGTTTAAATCTATATGCCTATGACCacgctgatcacgaattcgttggaatttttaaaatatctaaagCCGTTCAAACGTTATCCATTCAAAataatacatatgtatcatataatactttttttctttgttttttttagtaaaacataaacagtttatagtgttgtttaaaagtttgaaaacaaaaatgaaaaaaaaagaaaaaagaaaaaagttataatcaaaacatattttgcattaagcacccttttcatagACCGTCCCACTTACGTGCACAATtgaaatacgctcgctcgctctctcgtttgctccatcgaaatcaaacaataagatagtgaaatctcTATGAATTTGactcgctgaatccgaatccgtTGTTAATTTTCCGATATCTTGATCCGAAaaagaattattgagtttaaatggtaaaattcgatAAAAATGCAGCACACTTTTAACAGAAGCTCAAAATGCAGTATACATTAAaatccagtgaaataaaacaatcagatAGTCAAATCGATGTGATTGTGTCTACCGGAACCCGATTCCGGTGCTACTTTTCCGATATATTGAaccgttaaagaattattgatgttaaatggtgccgttcgataagaatgcagcaaccttttaaagtaacattactactcaaaatcaacgaaaatttcgtacactatttcgtaaaataaacttaatcaattaaaaatcagtgttccttgtggcaattgccgaaatttaaGCGCCAggtatggtaaaatagatgtcTGTAGATACCAAAATGCTCCTTTATCAGTCATTATAAGCCATTATTAGTTAGCTCAGTGGTTACTATACGCGCTCACCACCAAGGCGGGTCCAATCCCAGCTTCCGGCGTACGTACGTATACGTACGTATGTTAGCTTTGTAGGTGGTCGCCATAGCGGACAAGCGAGTTTTTGCCCCAAAACGGGTTTTGCCCACACCGCACAAGATCTTTCAGTAATAACTTTAGATGATACTTCAAAATTCGTTCCAAGTTTCGTCACTGTAAACAGTGAATTACGAATGAATGCTGGGACACGCTCCTGGGCCttacataaattttaaaatgcaattattaGCGTTGACAGTCGTTATGAAGCGTTGCCATTCATCGTTGTCAGCCATTATAAGGCGTTTTCAGTCGCTCTTACACGTTGTCAATCGTTATCGTCAGTCGCTTTGACACGTTGTCAGCCAATTTTAGGCGTTGTCAATCGCGATAATACGTGGTCAGTCATTattaggcgttgtcagtcgctttaATACGTGTTCAGCCATTATTAAGCGTTGTCAATTGCTGTGACACGATGTCAGCCATTATTatgcgttgtcagtcgctataaaacGTGGTCAGTCATTATAAGgcattgtcagtcgctataataAGAGGTCAGCCGTTATTAGACATTGTCAGTAGCTATAAAATGTTGTCAGTCATTATtcggcgctgtcagtcgctataacacgttgtcaaccagtataaggcgctgtcagtcgctataacacgttgtcaaccagtataaggcgctgtcagtcgctataacacgttgtcaaccagtataaggcgctgtcagtcgctataacacgttgtcaaccagtataaggcgttgtcagtcgctataacacgttgtcaaccagtataaggcgctgtcagtcgctataacacgttgtcaaccagtataaggcgttttcagtcgctataacacgttgtcaaccagcataaggcgctgtcagtcgctataacacgttgtcaaccagtataaggcgctgtcagtcgctataacacgttttcaaccagtataaggcgttgtcagtcgctataacacgttttcAACCattataaggcgctgtcagtcgctataacacgttgtcaaccagtataaggcgctgtcagtcgctataaaacgttgtcaaccagtataaggcgttgttattcgctataacacgttgtcaaccagtataaggcgctgtcagtcgctataacacgttgtcaaccagtataaggcgctgtcagtcgcttaacacgttgtcaaccagtataagggcgttgtcagtcgctttaacacgttgtcaaccagtataaggcgttgtcagtcgctttaacacgttgtcaaccGTATAAGGCttagtcgctataacacgttgtcaaccagtataaggcgctgtcagtcgctataacacgttgtaaaccagtataaggcgttgtcagtcgctataacacgttgtaaaccagtataaggcgctgtcagtcgctataacacgttgtcaaccagtataaggcgctttcagtcgctataacacgttgtcaaccagtataaggcgctgtcagtcgctataacacgttgtcaaccagtataaggcgctgtcagtcgctataacacgttgtcaaccagtataaggcgttgtcagtcgctataacacgttgtcaaccagtataaggcgttgtcagtcgctataacacgttgtcaaccagtataaggcgctgtcagtcgctataacacgttgtcaaccagtataaggcgctgtcagtcgctataacacgttgtcaaccagtataaggcgttgtcagtcgctataacacgttgtcaaccagtataaggcgttgtcagtcgctataacacgttgtcaaccagtataaggcgctgtcagtcgctataacacgttgtcaaccagtgtaaggcgctgtcagtcgctataacacgttgtcaaccagtataaggcgctgtcagtcgctataacacgttgtcaaccagtataaggcgctgtcagtcgctataacacgttgtcaaccagtataaggcgttatcagtcgctataacacgttgtcaaccagtataaggcgctgtcagtagctataacacgttgtcaaccagtataaggcgttgtcagtcgctataacacgttgtcaaccagtataaggagctgtcagtcgctataacacgttgtcaaccagtataaggcgctgtcagtcgctataacacgttgtcaaccagtataaggcgctgtcagtcgctataacacgttgtcaaccagtataaggcttACTTGAgtttataaaaaactttaaccaacgccgaTGCCAACGGCGACGCTGGGGCGAGTAGGACatctctcatttttcttcgaaaagtcaagCTTAAAATGTACCAGGATTGAGTATAAATCTTTTTATTTTGGCATCAAAAGCCAGAGGCTTATCGAAGCTCTTTTGAGCACCCAGATCTGACATATGACTAGTTATTACTTTATGAATGCAGCCCACATCAGTAACATGTCCTATTCTTTCTTAATGGATATCAGTGCTGATCTGTAATATGTCCaagtatataattattaattaatgtaatcaTAAATATTAGCAACATTACTGATGTCAAATAGTTATTGTGCATCAAATTATGGctttatgaatgtatttatttaaccctttaccacttgaagcgtattttgacacattttgaaagttaaattttattcaagACCTTTATTCCTTCATTAAacttttaaaagcttcatttcaaacccttagataccgatgagcagcaaacagcataaaacctgaacagactgcgagtttttatgctgtttgcacatcgccatttttactttgcctctgagtggaaaACTTTCCTGGAGAGGGTTTAAAAAACATAGACTTTCCCTGGGCCTTTATGGCTTCTATTCATTTTAGACATATTTAAGGAAACTTGTAAATTATAGTCATCAATAcaaatttaaaagtttaataattgggtaaataactgaCTAAAATGGGACTGACCCTTATGacacataaaaaaatacacaaaacaattatattgatgttctttatttcttaaacaaaacaatatgtataatTTCATACTAATAAATACATCTGGC from Dreissena polymorpha isolate Duluth1 chromosome 10, UMN_Dpol_1.0, whole genome shotgun sequence encodes the following:
- the LOC127849073 gene encoding dynein axonemal heavy chain 2-like, which codes for MSLGLNPDRLGSLKLYAELSLNSDQSDSLNLYAELSLRLRSIYNVGTRLCEVGTRLDEFLYPISDPETRLMFDTLLSLQPQISSVAGESREDKVLELSAHIYKQIPENIDYDNTVKILSIDPSPINVVLLQEIQRYNALLVEIRKSLKDLDMGIQGLVVMTVELESIFICIYDGRVPPSWLKAYPSLKPLAAWTRDLVQRLDQLEKWATTAHPPNIFWMSGFTFPTGFLTAVLQLSARLNNVSIDSLSWEFSVMTVDDTNITGPPKDGVYIKGLFLQGAGWDKKNQCLIEATPMQLVCQIPTIHFKPVENKKKVTKGIYTCPCYYFPNRTGSMGRPSFIVATELKSGDKSPDHWAKRGTALLMSLDY